DNA from Flavobacterium aestivum:
TACTATCTATTCTATCTATTCTTGCTATTGCATCTTGTTCTTCTGACTCTAACGAACCTGTCGTGAATGAACTGGAAGGATTAAACAAATTCCAAGAAGTAACAAATACAACCCATACCATCGAGTTATATAAGCGCAAAGGTGGTTTAGAACAAGGATTCAACGAAGTAGCCTTTAGAATCAAGGATAATGCAACGGGAGAATATGTAAAAAATGCAACAGCAAGTTGGATGCCAGTGATGCACATGACTTCTATGACGCATTCTTGTCCTAAATCGGCAATTGAAAAAAAATCTACAGAAGGAACATTATATGAAGGGTATCTTGTTTTTCAAATGGCACAAAATGCAACGGAATACTGGGATTTAAAAATTGATTATACCATCAAAGGAGTAGCTTATTCAGTTACTTTTAAAATTGATGTTCCAGCTTCATTAAAAAGAAGAATTAATTCTTTTAAAGGTACGGATGGTATGAGATATATAGTTGCCTACGTAGAACCTCATCAGCCTAAAGTTGCGGTAAATGATGTAGAAGTGGCAATTTTTAAGATGCAGGATATGATGACTTTTCCAGTTGTGGATAATTTAAAATTGAAAATAGATCCAAGAATGCCAAGCATGGGAAATCATAGTTCTCCCAATAATGTAGATCTGACACAAGCTGTTGCAGGTAAATCGTATAAAGGCAAATTGGCACTTACAATGACAGGTTATTGGAAAATAAACCTGCAATTGTTGAACGCTAATAATGAAGTTCTAAAAGGGGAAGCAATTACTGATGCGGTTCCTGAAAGTAGTATTTACTTTGAAATAGAATTCTAATAAGAATTAAAAGGCCAAATTATCGATTGCGATTTTTGGCCTTTTTTCAAAATTGTAAATCCGTTTTAAATTAAGTAGGATAGGATTACTATCATTAATAACGTTTGTATGGGTCAAATGATTGTGTACAAACCAATATTTTCGTTCAATGAAAAAACCAATATTTTTCCTTTTGGTGAATTTCTTTATTTCAATAACTCTTTTTGCGCAACAAGAACAGCAGGACTCAATTGCTCCCAAAACATTGAATGAAGTTATTGTAATTGGAAAAAAAACAAAGCTATATCAAAAACAAAGCAAACCATTAGCATCTATTGATGAATACCTCCAGCAGTCTGCCAAAGTAGATATGATTAAAAGAGGAGGTTATGCTTGGGAACCGATAATCAATAGTATGGCGACTGAAAGAACACTTATCACTATAGATGGGATGCGAATCTTTGGAGCTTGTACAGACAAAATGGATCCTATAACTTCATATGTAGAAGTTTTAAATCTGGCTGAGGCCACAGTGGTTTCGGGACAACAAGGAGGTTGTCATGGCGCTACAATTGGTGGTGCTATTGATTTGAAAAAGAATCAAAGCAGTTTCACGAATTTAGGATGGAAAACTGATTTTAATGCTGGTTATGAAACCAATGGGAATCAAAAAATTGCAGGGGCCGTTGTCAATTTTGTAGACAAATCATTTTATATCGACACTGATTTTATGTTTCGAAAAGCGGATAACTATTTTGCGGGAAATAACAAAGAAATAGAATTTTCCCAATTTCAAAAGTTTAATATTTCGGCTTCATCAGGAGTTAAGTTAGATGCGAATAAAATGCTAAAGGCATCAATTATTTATGATAGAGCAACAGATGTGGGATATCCCGCTTTGCCTATGGATGTTTCTTTGGCAGAAGCATTGATAACTTCTCTGAGTTATGAATATGTTCCTGTTGCAAGCACTATTCAATCTTGGGAAACCAAGTTGTATTACAATACGGTTACACACGTTATGGATGATACTAAGCGTCCTAATGTGCCAATTCATATGGATATGCCGGGTCGGAGTGATACATATGGAATGTATTCTAAAGCAAAAGGTGTTTTTGGCAAACATAATTTTACTGCAGATGTGAGTTCATTCTACAATCGTTCTATTGCCGAAATGACAATGTATCCTAATAATCCAAACGAAAACATAATGTTTATGTACACTTGGCCAGACGTTAGGACTTTGTATTACGGATTGTTTCTGGAAGATAACCTAGTATTGAATACGAATTCTAGTTTACTCTTTACCGCAAGTATTGCCAGTCATAGTAATAAAGTTGCTAGTCAGTTTGGATTAGAAAGTTTACAGATTTTTTATCCTAACATGAATGCTACTAATAATAGAATTCTAGGTAGTTTTTCAACCCATTATAACTATAGTCACAGCGGTTTTGAATGCGGTTTGGGATTAGGATATGGAGAACGGGCACCATCCGTTTCTGAGGGTTATGGATTTTACTTATTCAATAGTTTTGATGGATACGATTATATAGGAAATCCAGAACTGAAAAACGAACAATCCTTAGAATCGAGTATGTCTTTTGGCTATTCAAAAAGTAAATGGAGTTCGAAACTATCGGCAACAGTTTTTTATATGCCCAATTATATAGTAGGCACACCAGACCCTAGTTTAATCCCGATGACCATTGGAGCCAATGGAGTCAAAATATTCACAGCTCTAGATTATGCGACTCTGTTTAATATGGATTTGAATTTGGAATATCAAATTTTAGAAACCTTAAAATGGCAAGGGCAGATGGTGTATGCCTATGGAAAGGATTGCAATAATAGGAATTTGCCTTTTATAAGTCCGTTTAGTTATTCGAGCGCTTTTAATTATTTAAAAAATCGATTTTCGGCAACCCTAGCGGTTGTTGGAAATGCTACTCAATCGCAATTCAGTCCGTACTATGGTGAAAATAGAACACCAGATTATGCTATTCTAAACAGTTTTATAGGTTATTCTTTTTATGTGAAAAACAACAAATGGAATGTTAGGTTAGGAGTTGAGAATATTTTTGATGCTTACTATTCAACTTTTTCAAGTTGGAATAACATTCCGAGCAAAGGAAGAAATTTTGTTTTGAATTTAAATTTTGGATTGTAATATAAACAAGATGAAATTGTCGATACGCTTTATTCGCTGCTTATAGAGATTTGAAAAAGAGAGAAGCTTAAGTATTAATTTTGCCATTATTTCCTCATTATTGTGTGATTAGGAAATAATGGCAATTTTTTTGTTTAGGAATTAAGGCTTTTCTCTACCTATAAATCTTTCTTTACCAGTCAGGAAGTTTATGGCTCTTGTGATGTTTTTATCGAGGGTTTCTTTGGTTTTTAGTCTTGATAAATACCGTATAATTTCCTGTTGTAGAGAAGTGGATAATTGTTCAAAGACCAAATTTGCTTCTTGATTAGCTTTTAGTGCTGTTGCAAAATCATCAGACATTTCAATTGCTCTGCTTTCAGGATCAAATGAAACGGTAATTGAAATGATTTCCCCAATTCGTTTTGGGGAATTTTTTAGCATGGTAGTATTTATGTATAGCCGCCATTCACCACTGTACTTCACCAGAGTTTGTTTATATGGGTGGTTGTTAATAGTACCTCTTATAGGAATGTGGCCTTTGTCCTTACCTGCTTGCTCAAAAATGCTTTTGAGGATTTTATCGGGAACAAAAACGAACGGGTTTATCCCGATAATTTCAATTTTTGCTTCAAATGTTATTGTATTGTGTTGTTTCATCTTTTGGATTATGGTTCGATTTCGAACGCTTATGATTTAAATTCGAGTTATCGGTTAGAGAAGAAATTTACTGTAGCAGCGTGAGATCGGGGAGCGCTTTTCTAAAATAAAATGTAGTTTAATGCGTCTCTTAAGTAGCTATTATCTCTTTGTGCTTTTATTCTCAATATTTTTTTTAAGATCTATTAACCGTTGTTTTACATTAGTTTGTAAATTATTCTTTGCAAATTTTGTAAATAGGTTAAACGGAAATCTTAGCGAAAATGAATATAGAAAAACTACTTCTGTTTTATCATTAGGTATTTCATTAAATGTCCATGAACCTAAAAAGGATTTGAATATAAAAGGTCCTTTGGTCATTTTTATAGCAGTGACTTTTGGTCGGTTGTAAGTCACATATTCGGTTACCATACCCATTCCGTTTTTAGCAACACAGTATGCTTTAACTCCTTTTTCTGCTTTGATAGCTCCTTCAATTAAGTCTGCTTTTTTTAAAAATGTATCCCAATTTAACCGTTTATTATAGTTTTGAGTATAATCGAAAACAGACTCTGGTTTTTCGAGAATTAATATAGATTCTGTAAATTTTGTGGCTTTCATTTATTCTAAGGTATGATTACAAATCGGTGTTATGTTTTCGAGAGAAAATTTACGATATGTTTGCGAGCGGATTCACTCCGATAATTTCAATTTTTGCTTCAAATGTTATTGCATTATGTTGTTTCATCTTATGGTTTGTGATGAAGTTAAGCTTTATTTTTTTATTGATGATAGCTAGGGTTTACAATTTTTATTGAATCTTATGATTATTGTACTATTCTTCTACTTTTTCGGGTTCAATCATTTCTATCCAGGAAAGGAAAAATTTATAGCCCAAGGTCAGGATAACAGCACCTAGGAATAAGCCAATGAATCCGTTGTATATGAAACCTCCAATGGCGCCAAGAAATATTACGAGCATTGGAGCAGGTGGATTCCCTCTTCCCAAAAAGATTGGTTTCAGGATATTATCAGAAACCAAGGTGATACCTATCCAAATGGCAAGAATAGTAGCTGTAGTAGTATCGGTAACCGAAAACATATAGATAACAACAGGAATGGCAATAGGACCAATACCTACTTGTATGGTAGCAAGGATAAGACAGATAATAGTAAAAATTCCAGCAAAAGGTACGCCTGCTAAAAAGAATCCTACTCCAACCATTAATGATTGAATTAAGGCTACTCCCAAAAATCCTTTTACAACATTGCGAATGGTGGCAACGGTGATAAAAGCGTAGTGTTCGCCATTTTTACCTATTAATTTGATGAAGATATTTTTAGAAACCGATGTTAAGGATTCAGAATACAATAATAATCCCATAGCAATGATAATGGATATGATGAATTGTAAGATGCCTTTTCCTATTCCTGCCAAGGCAAGTAATAACCATTCGCCAACTACTTTTAACTGGTCAGAATATTTAATTATGACCTTAGAAACGTCTACTGAGGCAGTTTGCCAAATCTCTAGTATGGGTTTCGTGATAGTGGGCCAGTTCTTGGTGCTTTCTCCCGGTGGTGGAATCAGGTGCCCGTTTGATTGGTAGGAAGTGGTAAAGTTATTGATCTCTTCATATAAGGATTGGGTTACCAATATGCTGGGAATTACTAAAATGCTGATTAATAGTAAAGCCATAAAAATAATGGCAAAAATCTTTTTGCCTCTAAATATTTTAACTATCGATTCGTATATGGGACTCATAGCCACGGCAATAACAATAGCCCATACAATGATTAAAACAAAGGGTTTCAGGATGTCATAACACCAACCGATTAACAAAAATAGTACTCCAAGGCGTATAATGGTGTCTGCTATTTTTTCGAAATTAAAACTGTTGAAATTTGAGTTGTTTTGATTCATAAGCGGATATTTTTTGATGAATAAAAAAACAGAAAATTATTATTAAGCTAATCTAGTTAAATTGTAGTAATTATCAGTATTAAATAATGATGTCTTTTGTGATAAATTTATGGTTTTTGAAATACTAATTTAACCTCGGTTGGTTACATACTTTTAAATTAGGGAGTGAGAAGCTACTTTTTTATGCTAAAATTTTCCAAAAAAATGGTTTGTTACCAGATGAATTAAATCTCGGTTTCGTATTTTTACTAGATTGATATTTTTGTGTAGATCAAGGATTTAATCAGTATATTTCAGTTAGATCAAATTCTATAAGCTATAAAAGGGATTAGATGCAATGTGTATATTGTAAAATTGATTGGTAATGGTCAATAAAGATGTGTAAATTCCATATTCGATAAAAAACAAAAATTATTTGCATATGAAAATAGCGCTTTATTCTAATGAATTTCCGCCTAATATTTATGGTGGAGCTGGAGTTCATATTGATTTTTTAAGTCAAGAATTGGCTAAACTAACTCAAGTTGAAGTTAAGTGTTTTGGTGACCAAAATGAAGACAAGGGATCCATGCATATTGAAGGAATTAATTCTTGTTTGAATAAGAGTGATGATCCCGAAAACGAGCACATTAAGATGTTTCATAATTTAAGTAGAAATGTCGAGATGGCACAAGCGACTCCAGATGCAGATATTATTCATTGCCATACTTGGTATACGCATTTGGCGGGAGTCTTTAGCAGAGAATTATTGCAAGTACCGTTGATATTGACAGCGCATAGTTTAGAAACACATCGCCCTTGGAAATATGAACAATTAGGGAATGGCTATTTTATGTCCAGATGGCTTGAAGCCAATGCCTATAAAACTGCGGATGGTGTGATAGCGGTAAGCGAACAAATGAAAAAAGATGTCATTGAAGCCTATGGAGTAGATCCCAATAAAGTTACTGTAATCCATAACGGAATTGATTCTGAGTTTTACAAACCAACTTTTGATGATAATATATTGGCAGAATACGGGATTGATCCAAATATTCCGTTTGTGCTTTTTGTAGGTCGAATTACACGTCAAAAAGGAATTTCGTTATTAGTAGAAGCAGCTCAACATTTTAATAGAAATTGTCAAATTGTACTTTGTGCCGGTGCTCCCGATACTGATGAAATTGCTGTTGAAACTGCAATGCTTATTAATCAGCTTAAGGCGAAAAGAGATGGGGTGATTTTAATTGCAGAAATGCTGCCTCGTGAAAAAGTCAAAGTGTTATATAGTCATGCCAGAGTTTTTGCTTGTCCCTCGTTGTATGAACCTTTTGGAATTATCAATCTAGAAGCTATGGCATGCGGAACACCAGTAGTGGGAAGTCATGTGGGCGGAATTCCTGAAATAGTGGTAGAAGGAGAAACAGGATTTTTGATTCCGTTTGAAAGTTTTTCGAGGACAGATCTTAATCCAACTGACCCGAGAAGTTTTGAGAAAGCATTTGCTGCGAAAGTGAATATATTGCTGGATAATGAAAAATTAGCAACAACTATGGGTAAAGCGGGGCGAGTTCGTGTTTTAAAACAATTTAACTGGGAATCTATAGCTAGAATAACGTTTTGCTATTATCAGGAAGTAATTGCCAGATTTCAAAAAGAACAGGTTTAAATAAATGTCTAACCACAAAGTGTACAAAATATTTGCAAAGGTTTGTGAGCCTTGAGATTTTCAATGTACACTTTGTGGTTATAATTTTTATTCAATTTCCTCTAAATAAATTATTTTTTTAGAAACGGTTCCTCTTTCAAATAAACGTATGAATTTGAAAGCACTACTAACAAAATATCCAGGATTTGAAATTAATCGGGCTACTTCAGTGATTTTGACATCTCTCTCCTGTATGGTGGCTTCTCTTTGATGTTCCGGAAGAGCCACAAACTCATTAGCAAATTTCCAAGCGCCATCTCTTGCAGTTTTCATGCTAAAGTCAATAACGATATTGTCAATTTTACCCAATACTTTTAAAACAATAGTCATAGCAGGCCAAATTTTAGTTAAGGCTTTTTCTACGTTAGCCACGAGATCACTAAGAATGGTATTGATTTGATCGAAGTCTGATTTTAAGGTTTCAATGTTTTCTACAGTACTAACACGGGCAGAGGCTATTCCCAGATCTAGATTTACGTGAGCGTTGATTCCGAGTAATAGATGTTGCACAACGATAGGCCAAAAGATTTCGGTTTTTTGAAAAGAGAATTCCCAACACCCGGAAGGTTTTTCGTTTTTTTGGTATTGATAATAGGCGTCTAAATACCGATTAGCAAAAATAACATCCAGTTTTTCCATTCTTGGTCCATCTTGAAACAAACCATTGGCGATTCCATCTCTTATCTTATAAGTTACTTCTCGATACAATGCGGTAAATAAACCTATGGCACTTTGTTCTTGTTTTGATGTTTCTATTATTTCATCCAAAAACTGAATGACTTCCTCTATGGTGTTGGCTTGTTTCATACTCATCGATTTTTTAATGCTGTGTTGAATTATGCTATGGGTCAAGTCTAAAATCAAAACAATATTTAGTTCGATGTTTTTATAGAAGCTTAAACCGAAAAATTATGGTGGCGAATATAATTCATTTTTCGGTTTGTTAAGCTGTTTTTTCTTACGTATTTCATTTGTGAAATTTGTTATTTGATTGTCATTGATAGTTGTTTCTACAAGTCATTCGGCACTATTGATTTTTTAGAAGAAGTGTCTTTGTTGTAGTTTAAATCTGTATATATTTACGTTCGAAATAATAAAAAACGGCTTGGCTGTATGTCTTCAAGATTTACAAGTGCTGACCAATAATTTAAAATAAAAAAGAACATGAAAAACAATTGGATTCATCATCCTGTAATTTTAAAAGGCAATGAAGTAGAATTGATTCCTTTGGAGTCAGCACATTTAGATAGTTTGTTTCTTGCGGCATCTAATAAAGAAATCTGGGAACTAACATCTGTAGATTATTCTGTTAAGGAAATTTTTTATCCAAATTTCAATAGTGCTTTGAATGAAAGAGAGAACGGGAGCGTTTATCCTTTTGTAATAATTCACAAAAGTTCTAATACAATTATAGGAACTACAAGATTACTTGAAATATGTCCCAATGACAAGAAAATAGAAATAGGGGTTACCTGGATTATGAAAGAGTTTTGGGGAACAACCGTAAACTTAGAAAGCAAATTGTTATTACTAGACTATTGTTTTAAAACTTTAGAAGCGAATAGAGTTCAGTTTAGGGCAAAAGATAATAATCTGCGATCAAGAAGAGCAATAGAAAAGATTGGCGGAGTGTTTGAAGGAATTTTGAGAAAAGATAAAATCGAACCTAATGGAGTACCAAGAAACACGGCTTTTTACAGTATTTTGAATAATGAATGGGAAAAAGCAAAGGAGAGTATTGAGGAACAAATAGCTGTGAAAGTTTAATTCAGAAGTTTTGAATAAAAAATATTAGCTCTATCTGAATTTATTAAAATTTCCGAAGTAGTATTCAATAGGATCGATAAAGTTTGCGTTTGAGAAAAGTTTTATTTGAGATAATTAGTACAGAAAATGTAACAATTTATAACAAAGGAGTCTAACTGTACATTAACTTAAAATAATCAACTAAAATGGTAACAGAAATTCGAACATACAAATTAAAAAAAGGGTTAAGTGAAGACTTTCAAAAAATATTTATAGAAGTAGGCTTGCCAATGTTAAAACGGTGGAAAGTAAATGTGGTAGATTATGGCCTGTCATTAGTCGATAATGAAAGTTTTTATGTTATAAGAGGTTATGATAGTGTTGAACAACGTAAAAAAAGTCAAGAGGAGTTCTACGGTAGTGATGAATGGATCAACGGACCAAATGATTCCGTAATGAATTGTATTGAGACCTATAATACGGTAGTAATAGAAAATGAAAAACTATCGATAACTAGATTATCGAGCGATTTAGAATAAAGAAAAAATGAATTAAAAAGACTTATTGTCAATTAAATTAAAATAGAATTTGAGCCCTGAACGAATAAGTTTCAGGGCTTTTTTTTGCTTAAATCTGAGCTATTGGCATACTGTTTTTTGAGAGAAGAGGTCTTGTCTGCGCGCTTTTTTTTTAAAATAAGCTCGTTTGCTCCTCATTTTGAGTCTTTTTGATAAAAAACTAAGTGGGTAAGATAGTATTGCTGGTTTATTTTGCCTCTTGAAGTAATCATTTAAATATTTTGTTATTTTTTTTGAATGTATTTTTTTAAGTGTAATTTATTACTAAATATATAATCAATTGCTTTAAATGGTAAAATAAATTCAAAAGATAATATAGTATCAAAAAATAGAATATTTATTTTTGACTTATTTTCTTATAAAATATAATTTGTAATATTTTAGATGTCAAAAAGTTTGTTTTTTGCGATTTTATTGGGTTTTAATCCAGTAAAATCAATACTTGATGAAAAATAAAGTGAATGGCGAAAATTGAGATTATAATTAAATGATGAAATATTAACATAAATATTGATTTGATGTAAAGGTGTTTTACGTAACTTTACGAAGTCTTTTATTTACAAAAGATATCTATTTATTAATATTAAACTTATAATTTATGAAGCATTCTTTATTTTTGAAAAAGCTTTATGACATCAAGTTTTCGCTATCCTTGTTCTTTGTTATAGGACTCGGTATTCTAAAAGTTGATGCACAAGCCCCCCCTTCGTTTACCTACGAAGTTTACAAATCGGGATTCGATCAGGCAGTTGGTTCTGTTTTTGATGCCCAAAACAATCTTTATGTCTGGGAAAAGTCTGGAAGGATTTGGCGAATTGCACCAAATCAAGAAAGGACTGGTTCTACGCCATTGATTGATTTATCGGATGAGGTATACAACTTAGACGATCACGGATTATTGGGATTTGCTCTGGATCCTCAATTTGCGAGTAACGGATATGTTTACCTATGGTACTCAGTAGAGCGTTCTGTTTTGTATAATGAACCAGGAATTCCAAAAGATTCTGCTGGAGCTACACAAGGAAGATGTACTCGTTATACGGTAATTAACGGAGTTGCCGATTTGAATTCCAGAAAAGTCTTGCTAGGAGCTGTAAAAGGAGATGGACCACCTATTATGGGTATTACACATGGTGTGGGTAGTTGTTTCTTTGGGAACGATGGTTCGTTGATGCTTACAGTGGGAGATGGTTCCTTAGGAGATGCTTATGGTCCAGAGGGTATTTCCAGAGGAGTTATTACACAGGAAATGTCTAATCTATTACAGCTTAGATCTCAGAACATCAATTCATTTAGTGGTAAAATATTGCGTCTAAATAAAGAAACAGGAGAAGGTATTCCTAGTAATCCTTATTATGATGCTTCTATTCCAAAAAGCCCTAAATCTATTATGTATGCCAGTGGGTTGAGAAATCCTTATAGAGCAACATGTATTCCTAATACTGCTTTAGGAGCTAACCACCCTGGTTTTGTATTGATAAGTGATACAGGAGAGAACACTTGGGAAGAAGTGGCTCTTTATACCAATTTTGCGGATAACGGAGGATGGCCTTATTACGAAGGTTTTGATCGCGGAAGAGTAAACGGACAAATAGCTTACCCTCTTCCAGTACCAGCCGTTAATTTTAGAAGTCCTTTGTATTCATGGCCTCATCCATTTAACCCAGTAGAAAATGGTAATGTTGGGAAAATAAGAGTAAATGGTCAGCCAGTACTTGTGACAGCCCTAAATAACTCACCAAATTATGAAGGTACCTCTTCTACCGGGAATACTTTTTATCCAGACGGAATTATAAATGACAGATATAATAATCTTCTTGATAATGCAGTTCTGGTAGCAGATTATACTCAAGACAAAGTAAGAGCAATTTTGTATAATGGAGTTAATGGGGTTGTGGATTTCGAAAATCCAAAAGGTATTATAGGAGCAGGTACCCGTGGAGGTGTTGTGAGTTTGCAAACCAATCCTTATGATGGTTATATCTACGCAGTAGATTACACAGGAAGTATATGCCGTTTAAAATTGGCAGGAAATGCAGTTCCGGTGGCAAATATTAGAACATCTTCGCCAACTTCTTCAGCTACAAATAGTATTAGTGTACAATTATACAGCGATCAATCGTATGATGCTGATGACGTACAACTTTCTTATTTCTGGGATTTTGGAGACGGACAGACTTCTACATTGATTAATCCTGCACATACATTTACAACAGGTGGCAATGCGCCAGAATATAGAACTGTTACACTTACAGTAAGAGATCCTCATAATAATGTTGGTACGACTACATTGAGAGTGAATTTAAATAATTTACCTCCGGTAATTCCGGCTATTATAATCAAAGACAGTAATAACAATGAAGTAAATAGTATTGGTATAGGTACAGGATATCCAAGGTTTTTAAACGTAACTTTTGATACTAATGCATATGATGATCATGATGCAGCCACTGATCTTACTTATGAATGGTCTTTGAACAGACATCATAACAGTCACGTACACGCAGGTAGTAAAATCACAACAAAATCAGGTACATTTTTATTAGAGCCTGAAGGAGGTTGTGGAGAAGGTGCTACTTATTGGTTCCAAGTAGTAGTAAAAATAACAGATCGTAATGGTGCAGTAAGTACACTGCAAAAAAATATTTATCAAAGATGTACAGATTTGCTTCAGCAGACTATAACAGTACCGCCAGTTGCCAATAAATATTTATCAGAAACAAGTTTTGCTTTAAATGGTACCAGTACTTCTGGTTTGCCAGTAGATTATTTTAGAGTTTCAGGACCTGTAACAATCAATTCACTTACAGGAATAGTGACCCTAACAGGTATTCCGGGTCCTGTAGAAATTGTTGCAGTACAAGCGGGTAATGCACAATATGGTAATGCATATCCAGTATCTATTAAATTTGATGTTATAGGACAGCCTAAAATTATAAGTACTACAGAAGGTTCAAGATGTGGAGCTGGACCAGTAACTTTAAGTGCTACTGCAACATCTGGTACTTTGGCATGGTATAATGTAGAAACAGGAGGATCTCCAATTGCAACAGGTAATTCTTTTACAACTAATATTACCCAAACAACTACATACTATGTTGTAGCAACAGATAATGGCGTTCCTTCTGCAAGAGTACCAGTATTGGCTAAAATAGCAGGAAAATCTCTTCCATTTACTGAAGACTTCCAAGGGAATGGATTGCCAGAAGGATGGACGGTTCTGAATACAAACGACCCAAGCAAAACATGGTTACAAAGAAACTACGGAAGAGGTAACGAAGCGACTAAAAAATCTTTTGCTTACTATAATTACTATGGAAGTCCTGATTTTGTAAATAATCAAGTTGTAGAACAAGATGAATTACGTACACCGGGAATTGACCTTTCCAGAGCTAATGCAGCATTGTTAAACTTTGATTTAGCCTATGCTTACAATAATGCGGATGATGGATTAACGGTATTGG
Protein-coding regions in this window:
- a CDS encoding PKD domain-containing protein, with protein sequence MKHSLFLKKLYDIKFSLSLFFVIGLGILKVDAQAPPSFTYEVYKSGFDQAVGSVFDAQNNLYVWEKSGRIWRIAPNQERTGSTPLIDLSDEVYNLDDHGLLGFALDPQFASNGYVYLWYSVERSVLYNEPGIPKDSAGATQGRCTRYTVINGVADLNSRKVLLGAVKGDGPPIMGITHGVGSCFFGNDGSLMLTVGDGSLGDAYGPEGISRGVITQEMSNLLQLRSQNINSFSGKILRLNKETGEGIPSNPYYDASIPKSPKSIMYASGLRNPYRATCIPNTALGANHPGFVLISDTGENTWEEVALYTNFADNGGWPYYEGFDRGRVNGQIAYPLPVPAVNFRSPLYSWPHPFNPVENGNVGKIRVNGQPVLVTALNNSPNYEGTSSTGNTFYPDGIINDRYNNLLDNAVLVADYTQDKVRAILYNGVNGVVDFENPKGIIGAGTRGGVVSLQTNPYDGYIYAVDYTGSICRLKLAGNAVPVANIRTSSPTSSATNSISVQLYSDQSYDADDVQLSYFWDFGDGQTSTLINPAHTFTTGGNAPEYRTVTLTVRDPHNNVGTTTLRVNLNNLPPVIPAIIIKDSNNNEVNSIGIGTGYPRFLNVTFDTNAYDDHDAATDLTYEWSLNRHHNSHVHAGSKITTKSGTFLLEPEGGCGEGATYWFQVVVKITDRNGAVSTLQKNIYQRCTDLLQQTITVPPVANKYLSETSFALNGTSTSGLPVDYFRVSGPVTINSLTGIVTLTGIPGPVEIVAVQAGNAQYGNAYPVSIKFDVIGQPKIISTTEGSRCGAGPVTLSATATSGTLAWYNVETGGSPIATGNSFTTNITQTTTYYVVATDNGVPSARVPVLAKIAGKSLPFTEDFQGNGLPEGWTVLNTNDPSKTWLQRNYGRGNEATKKSFAYYNYYGSPDFVNNQVVEQDELRTPGIDLSRANAALLNFDLAYAYNNADDGLTVLVSTDCGYTFTKTSYEVKGINLATAGNNNSSFYPNYDNEWRQCSVDLTAYIGNPNVIVAFRNTPAYGNNIYIDNVKVTNEVMAPVASFTSPNKICVGQSTTFNNTSVGGGTLTYSWTFRGDQGAVPSITTSTLKNPSVTYGGIGWAMTTLTVSNSRGTSQVFTSPWIYVDQCPVDTQKPSTPVLSKTGIALNWTASTDNVQVTGYDIFKDNVLLASINGTSYTPTGLVNGITYRFKVRAKDAANNLSDFSNEVDVTFSNEVETAPVANFTSPAEICSGQSATFTDSSTGGNLTYLWTFRGDQGAVPNITTSALKNPSITCSGTGWVLVSLSVTNSKGNNLKYSNWIQLKTCADTQKPSTPVLSKTGTTLNWTASTDNVQVTGYDIFRDNVLLASINDITYTPTGLVNGTTYRFKVRAKDAANNLSDFSNEIDITASEVETVPVANFTSPADICSGQSVTFTDSSTGGNLTYLWAFRGDQGAVPNITTSALRNPSITCSGTGWVLVSLSVTNSKGNNLKYSNWIQLKTCSNGGGQQGSVVPVASFTIPSRICIGQSAVFANTSTVDNANTYLWTFIGPNSETLATQTTRDANYVFPFNNGTWVKIKLKVTNSVGSSEKESEWILTQNCTTAKLVSQKSVVEVNNIKVDDVIETNDIVLSPNPNKGLLNISSTQSDITKVNIFDAVGKLVFETANENKGRATQLDLAHLTDGVYVVIVNTTDKSFSKKIVIKK